A single genomic interval of Microbacterium hydrocarbonoxydans harbors:
- a CDS encoding NACHT domain-containing protein, translated as MGFLYENSNPERFQHFCQALLLPEYPNLQCFPVGQPDGGRDAATADSLTVLQVKFKRLDEEESADWMIGVLEKELSSIQELIANGAGKYVIATNARGTSHPGVGRIDRVQEWLDANVAVPAQCLWRDDLDRRLDSAPISLKLKYSELLSLEDGLEVVLREVLGSGQKRQQDAIRAFLAWQFDVDATVKFKQVSLSNSLLDLFIDVPLTVPKVATRRKPGGPLEGFLKGMSGGGLWIEGSEGHLEVAVRTSAGNAMRRSQLKTAQVLLGSTAQEYLKRVVLEGAPGQGKSTLAQYVCQVHRARFLGKTELIEALPSEYLQTAFRIPLKVDLRDLATFLDGRDPFDADTNPIAGPHTFERFLAHLVEQGSGGIHFEAHDILTLMQDLPTLLFLDGLDEVADIAQRERLVSAVGEALSRWQSFDCDLQVVVTSRPSVFGHAPSFEKADFITLALGNIDGPLISEYAEKWIASRGLEVAEARAVRKILAQKLDLAHIRDLTRNPMQLTILLSLIHQIGHSLPDQRTDLYGRYVDLFLTREADKHPMVRDNRQVLLEFIQYLAWSLQSEAESSKTAGSISAAALQELARRYLAERGHSLDIADDLFGGGFERVYVLVERIEGLYEFEVQPLREFFCARHLYETTPSASRIDGAPRGDLAQRFEALASNPFWLNVCRFYAGSCTRGETGTLVISLTEMIQTGSFAQAMHARRVAVSLLQDWVFSSVKFAQDQLIRVVFEEYGLFRFFSGEVRELEALQLEEECGRDTLRDILFEQLTASDAQDFPATQLAYVLAFNGGFALHDRFAELIQTSTGTRRTHLLLLMTRSNALQGSQPSRVWQLLIDDSPSRQELLARVTDLIGREDLARRMPGLIECFFDGLRKAQIDARSNSFNSLAVIAELVNRTPGMTPFVRNFARSGSVFPLKDGHVEMPEFVPVGFEKFLQVAIRREGDTAQRAEEWSRAEEWSLLAETLREELGDCGASVSLAVRAAGLKSSATPLPGSENMMNSSIPVCSRARYARLKRGGHRWWSHQRSGIQSGTDRLLWLSVTLLWASLENVTSLATELNEEISLLDEDELLSLRLIVRSTVEQLGVREDRKKTESFSLEPFDGRTCELIVEMFRARVGVLHMPSGRGLPPGAVETLASAKLEALLAQGPREKTLESELEWGRAAQSARPTVLDFEPGGWVVPKMSKELVSAVLADPAAYPYEWMSRARTAAESRYRPLSLTAVASKQAWHFV; from the coding sequence ATGGGATTTCTGTACGAGAACAGCAACCCGGAGCGGTTCCAGCATTTTTGCCAGGCTCTGCTGCTCCCTGAATATCCCAATCTCCAGTGCTTCCCCGTGGGACAACCTGACGGAGGTAGGGACGCCGCGACCGCAGACTCGCTGACGGTCCTTCAGGTGAAGTTTAAGCGTCTCGATGAAGAGGAGAGCGCGGACTGGATGATCGGAGTGCTGGAGAAAGAGCTCTCTAGTATTCAGGAACTGATCGCCAATGGGGCTGGAAAGTACGTCATCGCCACGAACGCGCGTGGCACCTCACATCCGGGAGTGGGCCGCATCGATAGAGTGCAGGAATGGCTTGACGCGAACGTCGCTGTTCCTGCCCAATGCCTCTGGCGTGATGACCTCGATCGTCGTCTCGATTCAGCGCCGATCAGCCTAAAGCTCAAATATTCTGAGCTCCTCAGCCTTGAAGACGGACTAGAGGTCGTTCTCCGGGAAGTGCTGGGGTCCGGGCAAAAGCGACAGCAGGATGCGATCCGAGCCTTCTTGGCCTGGCAGTTCGATGTCGATGCAACGGTTAAGTTCAAACAGGTCAGCCTGTCGAACAGTCTCCTCGATCTGTTCATCGATGTACCGCTGACCGTGCCGAAGGTTGCCACGCGCCGCAAACCGGGCGGTCCACTGGAGGGGTTTCTGAAGGGGATGAGCGGTGGCGGCCTGTGGATTGAGGGAAGCGAAGGACACCTCGAAGTAGCCGTGCGGACCAGCGCGGGCAACGCCATGCGTCGCTCTCAATTGAAGACAGCGCAAGTCCTATTGGGCTCTACCGCGCAAGAATACCTTAAGCGCGTCGTCCTAGAGGGCGCGCCGGGCCAGGGGAAATCCACCCTCGCTCAATACGTATGCCAGGTTCATCGCGCTCGGTTCCTTGGCAAGACGGAACTGATTGAAGCTCTGCCGAGCGAGTACCTGCAGACCGCCTTCAGGATCCCCCTGAAAGTTGACCTTCGGGATCTGGCGACATTCCTAGATGGACGCGACCCGTTCGATGCGGACACTAACCCGATTGCCGGGCCCCACACATTTGAACGCTTCCTAGCTCACTTGGTTGAGCAGGGATCAGGCGGGATACATTTTGAAGCGCACGACATCCTTACGCTGATGCAGGACCTTCCGACGCTCCTTTTCCTCGACGGCCTGGATGAAGTCGCCGACATCGCCCAACGAGAGAGGCTCGTCTCAGCCGTAGGCGAAGCGCTGTCTCGTTGGCAATCATTCGATTGTGATTTGCAGGTAGTGGTGACTAGCCGTCCGTCGGTTTTCGGGCACGCTCCCAGTTTCGAGAAGGCAGATTTCATCACCCTCGCGTTGGGGAACATTGACGGGCCGCTCATCAGTGAGTATGCAGAGAAGTGGATTGCCTCGCGGGGCCTAGAAGTAGCGGAAGCGCGAGCTGTCCGAAAGATTCTCGCGCAGAAACTCGATCTAGCCCATATCCGCGACCTGACCCGCAATCCTATGCAGCTCACAATTTTGTTGAGCCTGATTCATCAGATCGGACATTCGCTCCCCGATCAGCGGACCGACCTCTATGGTCGCTACGTCGACCTCTTCCTGACTCGGGAAGCAGATAAACACCCGATGGTCCGGGATAACCGCCAGGTCTTGCTTGAATTCATCCAGTACCTGGCCTGGTCCCTTCAGTCTGAGGCGGAGTCTTCGAAGACGGCGGGCAGTATCTCTGCGGCAGCGCTACAAGAACTAGCGCGCAGGTATTTGGCGGAGCGCGGCCACTCGCTCGATATCGCTGACGACCTCTTTGGGGGAGGATTCGAGCGTGTTTATGTCCTAGTGGAGCGGATTGAAGGACTCTATGAGTTCGAGGTGCAACCGCTCCGAGAGTTTTTCTGTGCGCGTCACCTCTATGAAACGACGCCATCCGCGAGCCGAATTGACGGTGCGCCTCGCGGAGACCTTGCGCAGCGGTTTGAGGCTCTAGCGAGCAACCCGTTTTGGCTCAATGTCTGTCGGTTCTACGCAGGGTCCTGCACGAGAGGTGAGACCGGAACGCTAGTAATCAGCCTCACGGAAATGATTCAGACCGGCAGTTTCGCTCAAGCGATGCACGCCCGTCGCGTCGCTGTCTCTCTACTCCAGGACTGGGTCTTCAGCAGCGTGAAGTTTGCGCAGGATCAGCTCATTCGTGTCGTATTCGAGGAGTATGGCTTGTTCAGGTTCTTCTCGGGCGAAGTGCGTGAACTGGAGGCCCTGCAGCTTGAGGAAGAATGCGGACGCGACACGCTACGCGATATCCTTTTCGAGCAACTCACGGCCTCCGATGCACAAGACTTTCCTGCGACGCAACTCGCTTATGTGCTGGCTTTCAACGGCGGCTTCGCCTTGCACGATCGGTTCGCCGAATTGATCCAAACTTCAACCGGGACGCGCCGTACCCATCTCCTGCTCCTAATGACCAGATCGAATGCGCTGCAGGGCTCGCAACCCTCGCGGGTCTGGCAATTGCTAATCGATGACTCCCCGAGCCGTCAGGAGTTGCTGGCACGCGTGACGGATTTGATTGGCCGGGAAGATCTTGCGCGTCGGATGCCCGGCTTGATTGAGTGTTTCTTTGACGGACTGCGCAAGGCGCAGATAGACGCACGGTCGAACAGCTTCAATTCTCTTGCTGTCATCGCGGAGCTTGTCAATCGAACCCCGGGGATGACACCCTTCGTGAGAAACTTCGCGCGGTCTGGGTCTGTGTTCCCACTGAAGGACGGTCACGTCGAAATGCCCGAATTCGTGCCGGTCGGCTTCGAGAAGTTCTTGCAGGTCGCGATCAGGCGCGAGGGTGACACGGCGCAGCGGGCGGAGGAATGGAGCCGGGCCGAGGAGTGGAGCCTCCTTGCAGAGACTCTTCGCGAGGAGCTTGGGGATTGCGGGGCCAGTGTGAGTCTCGCTGTTAGAGCGGCGGGCCTGAAATCGTCTGCTACACCTCTCCCTGGTTCCGAAAATATGATGAACTCTTCCATTCCCGTGTGTAGCAGGGCTCGATACGCCCGGCTGAAGCGCGGCGGTCACCGCTGGTGGTCGCACCAACGCAGCGGTATCCAGAGTGGGACCGATCGGCTGCTGTGGTTGAGCGTCACGCTCCTATGGGCGAGCCTTGAGAACGTCACTTCCTTGGCTACCGAACTCAATGAAGAGATTTCGCTGCTCGACGAAGACGAACTGTTGTCGCTTCGGCTGATCGTAAGGAGCACGGTAGAGCAACTGGGAGTCCGCGAGGATCGAAAGAAGACGGAGAGCTTCTCTCTCGAGCCCTTTGATGGGCGTACGTGCGAGCTGATTGTTGAGATGTTTAGGGCTCGCGTTGGAGTCCTGCACATGCCGAGTGGAAGAGGCCTACCCCCCGGGGCCGTCGAAACGCTCGCGTCGGCTAAGCTCGAAGCCTTGCTCGCGCAGGGCCCACGTGAGAAAACCCTTGAGTCGGAGCTTGAGTGGGGGAGGGCGGCCCAGTCGGCGCGTCCGACGGTGCTTGACTTCGAGCCGGGCGGCTGGGTGGTTCCGAAGATGTCGAAAGAGCTCGTGAGCGCGGTCCTCGCTGATCCCGCCGCATATCCGTACGAGTGGATGAGTCGGGCGCGCACGGCCGCCGA
- a CDS encoding recombinase family protein, with protein sequence MTSQRIGYGRVSTTDQHPESQHDALVTAGCDLVFIEKYTGTKASRPVWDRVRGTDDAPGILRKGDTLVITRLDRLGRSAKDLLQVASNLEERGVDLVATEQSIDTTTPEGKLFFTMVAAFAEFEHSMIRARTMDGLAAARARGRKGGRKAILTPRQAERIRKAYEDGSTITELAGDFKVSRPTIYRALERTK encoded by the coding sequence ATGACGTCACAGCGGATCGGCTACGGCAGAGTCTCCACGACAGACCAGCACCCCGAGAGTCAGCACGATGCGCTCGTGACGGCCGGTTGCGATCTAGTCTTCATCGAGAAGTACACGGGCACGAAGGCAAGTCGCCCGGTCTGGGATCGAGTACGCGGTACCGACGATGCGCCTGGCATTCTTCGCAAGGGTGACACTCTCGTGATCACCCGCCTGGATCGGCTCGGACGAAGCGCGAAAGATCTTCTTCAAGTCGCCTCAAACCTCGAAGAGCGCGGGGTCGACCTCGTGGCAACAGAGCAGAGCATCGACACGACCACACCGGAAGGCAAACTCTTCTTCACGATGGTGGCCGCGTTCGCAGAGTTCGAACACTCCATGATCCGAGCTAGGACAATGGATGGACTCGCCGCCGCCCGCGCGCGAGGCAGAAAGGGCGGCAGGAAGGCCATCCTGACGCCAAGGCAGGCCGAGCGCATCCGCAAGGCTTACGAAGACGGCTCGACCATCACAGAGCTTGCTGGAGACTTCAAGGTGAGCCGCCCTACGATCTACCGGGCACTCGAAAGGACCAAGTAG
- a CDS encoding DUF4917 family protein — protein MVRIRTFDEALAHAEEHTDVASLLLGNGFSIDYAPEIFHYESLAAEASLSGLSVTKQELFEALGSSNFEVVIDRLRAAAALEIVYGGSTERASTMKADARVVRNGLADVLADRHPARAQHLEDDEITHARLFLSHFTNIFTLNYDLLLYWALMAREYGSRVPTKDGFGWVSGRDRRLVWSSNPSRTQRVFFLHGALHLFVEDHRLYKLSYNENGPIIRSLRQRLSRGEYPLVVTEGTREEKEARIGKSAYLRFGIARFRELGGSLFIHGASLSPNDDHIIEHLESAESDVVALYVGIHGDPEAGAAREVVARAKEIVRRRRAEGGRRLKLKFYDASSAKVWREG, from the coding sequence ATGGTGAGAATCCGCACCTTCGATGAAGCTCTGGCACATGCTGAAGAACACACCGACGTGGCCTCTCTTCTACTCGGGAACGGGTTCAGCATCGACTACGCACCCGAGATCTTTCACTACGAGTCGCTTGCCGCCGAGGCCAGTTTGTCGGGCTTGTCCGTCACAAAGCAGGAACTTTTCGAGGCACTTGGGTCGTCTAACTTCGAGGTCGTGATCGACCGATTGAGGGCGGCAGCGGCGTTGGAGATCGTGTACGGCGGAAGTACAGAGCGGGCCAGCACAATGAAGGCCGACGCTCGCGTCGTGCGGAACGGCCTGGCGGACGTACTCGCGGATCGTCACCCCGCGAGAGCGCAACATCTTGAGGACGATGAGATCACCCATGCGCGGCTGTTCCTGTCACACTTCACGAACATCTTTACGCTGAACTACGACCTACTTCTCTATTGGGCTCTCATGGCTCGCGAGTATGGGTCGCGGGTGCCGACGAAGGATGGCTTCGGATGGGTTTCAGGCAGGGACCGGAGGCTCGTGTGGAGTTCGAATCCCTCTAGGACTCAGCGCGTCTTTTTCCTGCATGGAGCGCTGCACCTCTTTGTGGAAGATCACAGACTTTACAAGCTGTCGTACAACGAGAACGGCCCGATCATTCGATCGCTTCGGCAGCGTCTCAGTCGTGGCGAGTACCCGCTTGTGGTAACAGAGGGAACGCGCGAAGAGAAGGAAGCGCGCATCGGGAAAAGTGCATACTTACGCTTCGGAATCGCACGGTTCCGAGAACTTGGCGGTTCCCTCTTTATCCATGGCGCGTCCTTGAGCCCGAACGATGATCACATCATCGAGCACCTGGAGTCCGCGGAGAGCGACGTTGTCGCGCTGTACGTCGGGATCCACGGAGATCCGGAGGCGGGGGCCGCGCGAGAGGTAGTCGCTCGCGCCAAGGAGATCGTGAGGCGACGGAGAGCTGAGGGCGGTCGACGCCTGAAACTTAAGTTCTACGACGCCTCAAGCGCAAAGGTGTGGCGCGAAGGATAA
- a CDS encoding TIR domain-containing protein: MPEILLTVPYAIVTSDNLRDIRAALTPFTLWPYYETLAEEPDPEESEYQEENNQYLATRQVNARAALEAGGHISLANFSVTLRDYTEFSWLNDESAPLERIDDCYSARVRFEDEASNLAVDLEIDPNSVRLRVNTDFESYVGAVEPKEGYEASAIANTIREILERNVNVSRLSHETRSFKVFIGHGGDTKWEVVRDFIEAEGFDTTYFEGDDRVGRTTFEVVEQMISEASVAVIVMTGVDELRDGRKLARQNVIHELGFSHARLGQRNTLILLEAGTDEPTNIAGVTQIRFPNGDLNRTKIELLAALANRKRERESGPQHGFRY; encoded by the coding sequence GTGCCCGAGATACTGCTAACCGTCCCGTACGCCATCGTTACCTCCGACAACCTTCGGGATATCCGCGCCGCACTGACGCCTTTCACGCTCTGGCCGTACTACGAGACGCTCGCTGAGGAGCCCGACCCAGAGGAGTCCGAGTACCAGGAAGAGAACAATCAGTATCTCGCTACGCGTCAAGTCAACGCCCGCGCGGCGCTGGAAGCGGGCGGTCACATCTCGCTAGCTAACTTCTCGGTAACCTTGCGCGACTACACGGAGTTCAGCTGGCTCAATGACGAGAGCGCCCCACTTGAGCGCATAGATGATTGCTATAGCGCCCGAGTCCGGTTCGAGGATGAAGCCTCAAACCTCGCGGTCGACTTGGAGATCGACCCGAATTCTGTTCGGCTCAGGGTCAACACTGACTTTGAATCGTACGTTGGGGCTGTTGAACCGAAGGAGGGTTACGAGGCCTCCGCCATCGCGAACACAATCCGCGAGATCCTGGAACGCAACGTCAATGTCTCGCGCCTGAGCCATGAGACCCGTTCCTTCAAGGTATTCATCGGGCACGGTGGCGATACGAAATGGGAGGTCGTCCGGGACTTCATCGAGGCCGAGGGCTTTGATACGACCTACTTTGAGGGTGACGACCGGGTCGGACGGACAACCTTCGAAGTAGTCGAACAGATGATCTCTGAGGCCTCCGTTGCAGTCATAGTCATGACGGGGGTAGATGAGCTCCGTGACGGACGCAAACTCGCGCGACAGAACGTTATTCACGAACTTGGCTTCTCCCATGCACGGCTCGGACAGCGCAACACACTGATCCTCCTGGAAGCTGGTACGGATGAGCCCACCAACATCGCGGGCGTAACTCAGATTCGGTTCCCGAACGGTGACCTCAACCGCACTAAAATCGAGCTGCTGGCGGCTCTCGCCAATCGAAAACGAGAACGCGAATCGGGGCCTCAGCATGGGTTCCGATACTAG
- a CDS encoding recombinase family protein yields the protein MKVAIYTRISQDREGTEVGVLNQEVTCREIAESLGAEAITVYRDNDRGASSRSKKSRPDFQRMLEDAHAGKFSVIVAYSMSRLTRRPREWEDLIQVAEKKGIRYLFKVSPTYDLTTADGRATARTVAAWDAAEAERTGERVQHAVQAKLTQGQDMGGPRPFGFTVDRQSIVEEEADALRWAYAQILDGRSLVSIAREFTERGILRDRAKENSWRPQTIRNMLLRPRNVGRLQVKGVLYAENLPAIIDVETHEAVKAILENPSRKPTRGREPVKQSLTGLVACGVCGNYVRLASSRGQSYLKCAADGRPISTAKLRHPTMLLASAEIEVQETVKVTLMTYAALDKDFSTSSDTKDLQLRIAELRRRRDLTQDLLIEPGMNVPKLKADIAGLGLEIDSLQQSFDQAVASNVGGVALDAAVDFIHQVGQEGVGSAWSAFWDSVDVAQRRSLISAVMPNARLMLSNGKRRRIIADVPDAVKGAEPVALLAGLAEAADSSVTGDGAYQGASDLNG from the coding sequence ATGAAGGTTGCCATCTACACGCGAATCTCTCAGGACCGAGAGGGCACGGAAGTCGGCGTCCTGAACCAGGAAGTGACGTGCCGCGAGATCGCTGAGAGCCTTGGGGCGGAAGCGATCACTGTCTACCGCGACAACGACCGGGGGGCTAGTAGCCGGTCGAAAAAATCTCGACCGGACTTCCAGCGGATGCTTGAGGATGCGCACGCGGGGAAGTTCTCTGTCATCGTCGCCTATTCGATGTCGCGCCTGACTCGACGGCCACGAGAGTGGGAAGACCTGATTCAGGTGGCGGAGAAGAAGGGCATCCGGTACCTGTTCAAGGTGTCCCCGACCTACGACCTCACGACTGCCGATGGTAGGGCCACAGCACGCACTGTAGCGGCCTGGGACGCGGCTGAGGCAGAGCGTACGGGGGAGAGGGTTCAGCACGCTGTACAGGCCAAGCTCACACAGGGCCAGGACATGGGTGGTCCGCGACCATTCGGCTTCACTGTGGACCGGCAGAGCATCGTAGAAGAAGAGGCTGACGCCCTCCGATGGGCGTATGCGCAGATACTCGACGGACGCTCGCTTGTGTCGATTGCGAGAGAGTTCACTGAGCGGGGCATCCTCCGTGATCGAGCTAAAGAGAACTCGTGGAGGCCGCAGACGATTAGGAACATGCTGCTCCGTCCCCGCAACGTTGGGCGGTTGCAGGTCAAGGGCGTTCTCTACGCTGAAAACCTCCCGGCCATCATCGACGTGGAGACCCACGAAGCAGTGAAGGCGATTCTGGAGAATCCTTCACGGAAACCAACCAGAGGCCGGGAGCCTGTCAAGCAATCGCTGACAGGACTCGTGGCGTGCGGTGTCTGCGGGAACTATGTTCGTCTCGCCTCAAGCCGTGGACAGAGCTACCTGAAGTGCGCCGCAGACGGTAGGCCGATTTCCACAGCGAAGCTCAGGCATCCAACCATGCTGCTGGCGTCGGCAGAGATTGAAGTTCAAGAAACTGTGAAGGTCACCCTGATGACTTACGCGGCCTTGGACAAGGATTTCAGCACGTCGTCTGACACCAAGGATCTTCAACTGCGGATCGCAGAGCTTCGGCGGAGGCGTGACCTTACTCAGGATCTCCTCATCGAGCCGGGAATGAACGTTCCCAAGCTGAAGGCCGACATAGCCGGGCTGGGACTGGAGATTGATTCGCTTCAGCAGTCTTTTGATCAGGCGGTCGCGTCCAACGTCGGGGGAGTGGCCCTAGATGCCGCTGTGGATTTCATTCACCAAGTGGGCCAGGAGGGCGTAGGAAGCGCCTGGAGCGCCTTTTGGGACTCGGTCGATGTCGCACAGCGTAGGAGCCTCATCAGCGCTGTGATGCCTAACGCGAGGCTGATGCTGAGCAACGGGAAGCGTAGGCGGATCATCGCCGACGTACCCGACGCAGTGAAGGGGGCAGAACCCGTGGCGCTCCTTGCAGGGCTCGCTGAAGCGGCTGATTCTTCCGTAACCGGCGATGGGGCCTATCAAGGGGCGTCTGATCTCAACGGGTGA
- a CDS encoding single-stranded DNA-binding protein: MHDVVTIVGNVATDPTQGRTASGVPVTNFRLASTHRRFDDATQTWIDVSAKSRYTLCK, encoded by the coding sequence ATGCACGATGTAGTGACCATCGTCGGCAACGTCGCCACCGATCCCACTCAGGGACGCACGGCGAGCGGGGTGCCGGTGACCAACTTCCGTCTCGCGAGCACGCATCGCCGATTCGACGACGCCACGCAGACCTGGATCGATGTGTCGGCGAAGAGTCGTTATACGCTGTGCAAATGA
- the orn gene encoding oligoribonuclease: MVSASENDRLVWIDCEMTGLDLSVDELVEIAVVITDFELRPIDPGFQVVIRASDEALAHMNDFVTKMHETSGLITEIPEGVSLADAEAQTLEYIRRFVPLERKAPLAGNTIGTDRMFLAKYMPQVDQWLHYRNVDVSSIKELSRRWYPRVFFQAPAKDGGHRALADILESIRELRYYREAVFVDEPGPSSDDARDIAARTVSEFTPNM; this comes from the coding sequence ATGGTATCTGCCTCAGAGAACGACCGCCTCGTCTGGATCGACTGTGAGATGACCGGTCTCGATCTCTCTGTCGACGAGCTCGTCGAGATCGCAGTCGTCATCACGGACTTCGAGCTTCGACCGATCGATCCCGGGTTCCAGGTGGTGATCCGTGCGAGCGACGAGGCCCTCGCGCACATGAACGACTTCGTGACGAAGATGCATGAGACCTCGGGGCTGATCACCGAGATCCCCGAGGGCGTCTCGCTCGCCGACGCAGAGGCCCAGACGCTCGAGTACATCCGGCGTTTCGTACCGCTTGAGCGCAAAGCACCGCTTGCCGGCAACACCATCGGCACCGATCGGATGTTCCTCGCCAAGTACATGCCCCAAGTCGATCAGTGGCTCCACTACCGCAACGTCGATGTCTCGAGCATCAAAGAGCTGTCACGCCGGTGGTACCCGCGAGTGTTCTTCCAGGCGCCGGCCAAAGACGGCGGCCACCGCGCACTAGCCGACATCCTGGAGTCGATCCGCGAGCTCCGGTACTACCGCGAGGCGGTCTTCGTCGACGAGCCAGGGCCCTCCAGCGACGATGCCCGCGACATCGCTGCCCGCACCGTGTCAGAGTTCACTCCGAACATGTAA
- a CDS encoding heavy metal translocating P-type ATPase has translation MTVPDNAHHAQAEHAHERHAAPSAHSAHAGHTEHAAHAGHTDHADHADHTGHAGHTGQFQRLFWIMLVVAVPVVLASPMFAMILGYEVSGWARWISPALGSVMFIWGGAPFLSGALSELRSRKPGMMLLIALAISVAFLASWGASLGLLHHELEFWWELALLIVIMLLGHWIEMRSLAQTTSALDSLAALLPDEAERVEDGETVSVSPDELRVGDVVVIRPGGRLPADGRITTGTANLDESMITGESRTVRRSVGDVVVAGTVATDSGLRVAVTAVGSDTALAGIRKLVADAQASSSRAQRIADRAAAWLFWFALGAAVVTAIVWSLVGMPDEAVVRTITVLVIACPHALGLAIPLVVSIATERAARAGVLVKDRLALETMRTVDTVLFDKTGTLTKGAPTVTATEATDGFGSDTLLALAAAAEADSEHPLAKAIVAHAASQGLAVPVATDFTSSPATGVSATVEGRRVSVGGPRLLAGISGTELSIADEWRAEGAIILHVVVDDRVVGALRLADEVRPESFDAVRALHSLGVEVVMVTGDAAAVAESVAAQLGIDRVFAGVRPEDKASRVQSLQAEGRTVAMVGDGVNDAPALAQADVGLAIGAGTDVAIASAGVILASDDPRTVLSVIELSGSSYRKMTQNLWWAAGYNLLSVPLAAGILAPVGFVLPMSVGAILMSLSTIVVALNAQLLRRIDLRPQSLV, from the coding sequence ATGACCGTCCCCGATAATGCACATCACGCGCAGGCCGAGCACGCGCACGAGCGCCACGCCGCGCCATCAGCCCACTCGGCGCATGCAGGCCACACCGAGCATGCAGCCCACGCCGGGCATACAGACCACGCGGATCATGCCGACCACACCGGGCACGCGGGGCACACAGGTCAGTTCCAGCGCCTGTTCTGGATCATGCTCGTCGTCGCGGTCCCGGTCGTCCTCGCCTCGCCGATGTTCGCGATGATCCTGGGCTACGAGGTATCGGGGTGGGCACGATGGATCTCTCCCGCACTCGGATCGGTGATGTTCATCTGGGGTGGAGCGCCGTTCCTCTCCGGCGCACTGAGCGAACTGCGCAGCCGTAAGCCCGGGATGATGCTGCTGATCGCCCTCGCCATCAGCGTCGCCTTCCTCGCGTCGTGGGGCGCGAGCCTCGGTCTGCTGCATCACGAACTTGAGTTCTGGTGGGAGCTGGCGCTGCTGATCGTCATCATGCTCCTCGGCCACTGGATCGAGATGCGATCCCTGGCGCAGACCACGTCCGCGCTCGATTCGCTCGCCGCGCTTCTCCCCGACGAAGCGGAACGGGTGGAGGACGGCGAGACCGTCTCCGTCTCCCCCGACGAACTCCGCGTCGGGGATGTCGTGGTCATCCGCCCTGGCGGACGACTGCCCGCCGACGGACGGATCACCACAGGTACGGCGAACCTCGACGAGTCGATGATCACCGGTGAGTCGAGGACCGTTCGGCGCTCCGTGGGCGACGTCGTCGTCGCAGGCACCGTCGCGACGGACTCGGGACTGCGGGTCGCGGTCACTGCCGTCGGATCCGACACGGCTCTCGCGGGTATCCGCAAGCTCGTCGCGGATGCACAGGCAAGCTCCTCCCGAGCGCAGCGGATCGCCGACCGCGCCGCCGCGTGGCTCTTCTGGTTCGCGCTCGGCGCGGCGGTCGTCACGGCGATCGTGTGGTCTCTCGTGGGCATGCCTGATGAAGCGGTCGTGCGCACGATCACCGTGCTCGTGATCGCCTGCCCGCATGCCCTCGGGCTGGCGATCCCCCTGGTCGTCTCGATCGCGACCGAGCGGGCCGCACGGGCCGGTGTGCTGGTCAAGGATCGACTCGCGCTCGAGACGATGCGCACCGTCGACACCGTCCTCTTCGACAAGACCGGGACGTTGACGAAGGGCGCTCCGACTGTGACCGCGACCGAAGCCACTGACGGATTCGGTTCGGACACGCTGCTCGCTCTGGCGGCCGCGGCAGAGGCCGACTCGGAGCATCCGCTCGCGAAGGCGATCGTGGCGCACGCGGCATCACAGGGACTCGCCGTCCCCGTCGCGACCGACTTCACCTCCTCCCCTGCCACCGGCGTCAGCGCCACCGTGGAGGGTCGTCGGGTGAGTGTCGGCGGTCCGCGCCTGCTCGCGGGCATCTCGGGCACCGAGCTGTCCATCGCGGATGAGTGGCGCGCCGAGGGCGCGATCATCCTGCATGTCGTCGTCGACGACCGCGTCGTCGGGGCGCTCCGCCTGGCTGACGAGGTGCGCCCCGAGTCCTTCGACGCGGTGAGAGCGCTCCATTCTCTGGGGGTCGAGGTCGTGATGGTCACCGGCGATGCTGCGGCCGTCGCCGAATCGGTCGCCGCACAGCTCGGGATCGACCGGGTCTTCGCCGGAGTCCGTCCCGAGGACAAAGCCTCGCGCGTCCAGTCGTTGCAGGCGGAAGGGCGCACCGTCGCGATGGTCGGCGACGGAGTGAACGACGCGCCCGCACTCGCGCAGGCCGATGTCGGGCTGGCGATCGGAGCCGGCACGGATGTGGCGATCGCCTCGGCCGGGGTGATCCTCGCGAGCGACGACCCGCGCACAGTCCTGTCGGTCATCGAGCTCTCGGGATCGAGCTATCGCAAGATGACGCAGAACCTGTGGTGGGCTGCCGGATACAACCTGCTCTCCGTCCCCCTCGCCGCGGGGATCCTCGCACCGGTGGGCTTCGTCCTCCCGATGTCGGTGGGTGCGATTCTGATGTCGCTGTCGACGATCGTCGTCGCACTCAACGCGCAGCTCCTGCGCCGAATCGATCTGCGTCCCCAGTCGCTCGTCTGA